From Micromonospora echinospora:
CCGGCGGGACCGCTTCCGGGCGCACGCCGCCACCATCGAGCGGGTCCGCGCGCTGCCGGTGCGGATCGTCGTCAACGCCGAGGTGAGCCGGCTGTACGGCGAGGAGACCGTCACCGGCGCGGAGCTGACCGTACGCGGCGGCGAGGTGGAGACGCTGCCGGTGGACACGGTCGTGGCCGCGCTCGGCTTCACCGCCGACCTCGGCCCGCTCGCCGAGTGGGGGCTGAACATCGACCGGCGGCACATCGTGGTGGACAGCGCGATGGCCACCAACCTGCCCCGGGTGTTCGCGGCCGGGGACATCACCGAGTACCCGGGCAAGGTCCGCCTGATCGCCACCGGCTTCGGCGAGGCGGCCACCGCTGTGAACAACGCGGCTGTCGTCATCGACCCGACCGCGCACCTGTTCCCCGGTCACTCCTCCGACGGCACCTGACGCCTGATCGGCGTCAGGGCAGGCCGATGAGGTCTGCCATCAGGTTGATCTGGTGGTCGAAGTACTCGTCGCGGTGCGGCAGCGCCCGGTTGATCCGGCCGAACAACTCGAAGCTGATCAGCCCGAACAGCTGGGTCCAGCCGGCCATGCCTCGGGCCAGCAGCGCGGGCGGCACGTCCATGCCGATCTGCTCGACCAGTTCGGTCACGTCGCCGCGCAGCGGTTCGGGCAGGTCCTCGTCGGGCGGGGCGAGCCGTCCGGTGGCCAGGCCGTCGCGCAGGATGCCGATCAGGGTCACCGGTGGGCGCTGGGCCGGCACGACCGTGTCGTCGGGGGCCGCGTACCCGGGCACCGGGCTGCCGTAGAGCAGCGCGTATTCGGCGGGGTGGGCCAGCGCCCAGGCGCGGGCGGCCCGGCAGGCGGCGAGCCAGCGTCCGCGCAGGTCGGCCGGGTCCTCGGCGGCGTCGGCCGCCTCCACCGTGTCGCCGAGCGCGTCGTACGCCTCCAGGATCAGCGCGGTGAGCAGGTCGTCGCGGCTGGGGAAGTAGCGGTAGATCGCCGAGGAGACCATGCCGAGGTCCCGGGCGACCGCGCGCAGCGAGAGGTTCGCGCCGTCGGTGTCCAGGTGGCGGCGGGCCACCGTCTTGAT
This genomic window contains:
- a CDS encoding TetR/AcrR family transcriptional regulator → MVAPSLRARVRAGMIEEIKTVARRHLDTDGANLSLRAVARDLGMVSSAIYRYFPSRDDLLTALILEAYDALGDTVEAADAAEDPADLRGRWLAACRAARAWALAHPAEYALLYGSPVPGYAAPDDTVVPAQRPPVTLIGILRDGLATGRLAPPDEDLPEPLRGDVTELVEQIGMDVPPALLARGMAGWTQLFGLISFELFGRINRALPHRDEYFDHQINLMADLIGLP